In Oryza sativa Japonica Group chromosome 1, ASM3414082v1, the genomic stretch ATCATTAGAACACAATGATGGTGCAGCATCCCTCTGAAAAGAATGCTAAAGGATGGCTCAAAGGTACACCTTCATAGATTCCACATCATCAGAGAAAGCAGTGGCCTTAAAATTCTCAGATGACTGATAGGAAATATTATATGGTTGTGGATTGATGACCCTCCCACGTCTCCCGAATCACTAGTGCAGAAGGGATGGTTCTGCATCCACATGAATGCTTTGTATGCCATATTGCCATAGttggaaaaaaatcaaagaatGCTCACTCAGCCCTTCTTCAAGGAATCAACAACCCTAAGTTGCCGGTATGTTTGGCTTCAAAGAAGTGTATAACTGTGTATAGGTCATCTTGTTCTTGATTTTCGCTTTCAATAAAAATTATCAGTATGGTCTTGCCCTGCTATAGCGATGCCTATCCtcaattgaaaagaaaaaatattgattAATTGTTTCTTTCAAAGGCTGTTTAACTTTAGAAAATGCATTACGGAATATGATTGGGTCATTTAAAAGTTGGGTATTGCCCAGACAATGGAAGATTTCTGAGCAAGTGGTTTCAGAAGAGGTAACAGAGTAAATCTGGGTAGGTTCATGTACTATGCAATTTCTTAAAAATTAAGCTAACATCGCAACACATGATGTTGCATACCTTTCAAAAGGACAAGAGAATGACGCATCCCAAGTGCAAGCCTCACAACATGCTTTGTGGTAAAGTATGCCACTTCAAAAGGTAAGTTTCTTGGGTGGTTATCACCAGCACCGAGCTGTCCAAATGAACCATCTCCACACATGAAAAGCTGTCCAGAATCTGAAAATAAGAACTAGAAACATCACAGCTAAGCTCATCAGTAATGGTTTTatttttgaaacaaaataaaCACCTGAAATGCACAGACTATATGTGATATAGAGTATAAAGTAGATTTTTTGAACATAAAGCATAAAGGATCAAAAGAAAGTACAAGGAAATAAGGTGGTTTCAGAATTGGACACCTGTAGCAAATCCAGAATGGTTCCATCCAGCAGACACACAGGTTATCATGTAGTTCTCAAAGAACTTTACAAGCTTTGGATGAGGGATGTTCTCCACGTCCCCATGACCAAGCTGACCATGTGTACCTCTTCCCCAAGTAAATACTTCACCATCACCTGAAATGTTGAGTAGCTGTTCAAAGAACTGATGCATATTGCTCACGTGAAGGCATCTGATGCAGAGACTAAATTCTTGAGGACTGACGGAAATGGGACAAGGTTGCCAATTTAGGGCACATACAAAATTTCTGCGTGCCATTGCACTAATATAGGCACAAAAAGATTCAGATTTACAAGCCCATCTCAAAACACCCAAGAGGAAAGAAGGCAAAAATGCTTAGGTTGCCAATGAGAGAATTTTCTTCCTGGTAAATGATCAAGCTTCAGCGAGCAATATATCTTGATAATGGAACAAGAATGCTTTGAAAAAATGGCCAAGGATAGAACAAATCTGTGAAACATATCCAATCACTAATTACTGGAAAGCGGAATTTGAACTGAAAAGGAAAACACTCAGCCCCTTGTTAGAATACAAGTATACAACAGAGAGATGTCTCTCCACTTAATGGCACTAAGTTCAAATATTCAGAACAAAGGAACTAGCGAAAACcgaaaagttttaaatttgtgAAATAGAAAACTGTTCTGATTAATCATCAAGCCCAACACAGCAACACTTCAGTGGTGTTTGGATGGAAGTGATTATTCTAGACACTAGAACTGGTGCAAACTGAAGTCTCTGAACATCTGTTGCTATGGTGAGCAAAACTACATCGCCGTGCACAAATCCATTGTCAATCTAGGTATCTAACTGAGTTCAAGTTCCGGCAAATGCGAGAACCAATCATTACTACAACGATcgtttactagaaaaaaaaatgtggcgGCTTTGAACGGGACCGGGGCTTACTTGTGAGGGCGATAGCGtgggcgccaccgccggcgacgaaggAAACCAGACCGCGGCAGCGAGGTGGCAGGAGGAGCGGCTGCGGGAGATGGTGGTCCTGGAAGCCGCCGTTCCCGAGCTGCCCGTCCGTTCCCGCGCCCCAACTCCACGCCcacaccgcctcctcctcctcctcctccgccgccgccgccgcctccatgccCCCGAACCGGTGCGAAGAAAGTTCCACGGGACTCCGGTCCTTCGGTTATCCGAAGGACTTCACTTCCCTGCGTGACACGTGTCCCGGCACGAATCTCAGAGCACTATTCCTCTCTTTCTCCGACCAGGATGGCCTTTGCCCACAAGACCGTATTTGGAATTTTTCTTGCAGGGGAATCCGTTCAACTTATGTGTGCAATACTGTGACTTTTCCTCAAGACAAGAATCCTTCTGGATTTTGCAACAAGTGAGACAGCGTGTGGTCTTCTAGTTCTAGCAAGTAGTACTGATTCTCGAATTTGATTCCCTTTTAAAACGTGTTTGATCTTCGTTCTCTCTCTCAAAAATTCTGCTAATTAACCGGGTTAGTAGACGGAAAGTCAGACGCTTGAGCTCGAGCGAGTTCTTTACGTTCTCTCCTTAACCGGATCGCCAAATTAAAGCAGCACATCGCCTTCTGCAATCTGCACCTCCGGATCATTTCCATTTGCCCAAAAGGAGGGCAAATTGGCCTAGCTAGCAAGGCCACCGAAAGCTCACGACAATGGCGGTCGATCAATCTGGTCTGTACTTTTTTCGACGGTGTGAAAGAAACAAGAACCCGACCAGCATCTGCTGATCTCCGATCGATGCTTAGTGTCCGCGAGAACCAGCGAGCTACCTTGGTTTGTAGTGCTTCGATTCGAGATCTTGGAACGAGCTCGCAATCAGCTTCCTTCGCCGGCCTGCCGGACGATTCTCGGCGTCACGTCGCGGTCGAATCTCTCATCGCCTCATCTTTGATGAAGAATTCAAGATAAAAGTGCTTAACTAGGATCGCCGTTCACATTGCATTTAGAGGTGGGAAAATATTTAACTCGAGAGGACATCCTTtccttttatacatattatttaaatggttatttttttacaagatatattaatatgtgataagtCACTCTACAAACATGTAAGATGAATATACGTAAGTCATACTCCCAATgaatgacatgcaaacaacgaggggtGATCCCTCGAGAATTTAGAATCCACTCCCTACGACCATCGGTTTCTGACTTTCACCAGCTTCAACGTTGGCATCAACATTGTTCTCTCTTTtacggccttttttttttctgaattctgaacacTTCTACTATTGAACTTTTGTTACGGTTGTATTAGGCATTGCGTGCCTTGAAGTTAAGGGCAGGAACAATCCGAAAAGGTAAAAAGGTGACGAATATATATCGAGCTTTATTCGTTTCCCTCCGATCCATCACACGCACTCGCCGATGGATCAGCTGCTGACAGCGGCGCACGCAGGATGGTGGCcgggttggaacttggaagctcCAAACACCGCGAGAAGCATCATCACTCAGCTGCAACCTGAAGCACCGTGGTCTATAAATATAGCTCCAGGACAGGCTCTCTTCTTACTCTCACCCAGTATAGTTCTCCATTGAGCAAACTACCAAAGGGTACTCATCTGAAACAGAATCCAGTGATCGACCAGCATGGATGATCGTAGGTACGGCTACTCGTATCCACCACCCCAAGGTAATAAGCATTATGATCACTTGCAGAGTTACATTCATGATCTATCTCCTCGTTGATTTTACTTGCTTGATTAATTTGGGCTTGCAATGCGTGCGTGCAGGGTACTACAATGGGCCGCCGGTGATGGCGCCGCCGCAGTACGCGGCTCCGCCGCCGAGGCGGCCGGAGCCGAGCTTCCTCGAAGGATGGTAAGAACGACAAAGCCATATGCGAGCATACGATCGTCAGAATACTGTCTCTGTCCTTTGCATTCTCTCTGCTAATCATGGTGCTAATTTGTCTGAATAATACAGCCTTGCTgctctctgctgctgctgcctcatCGACGAGTGCTGCTGCGACCCATCGGTCATATTTGTGACCTAATTACGGTCACAGTGGCGTCTCGACTGGTTGACGAGGACGAACAGTCTGAGTTGAGATATACACTGTACACGTGCTTGCCTTTTGTTAAATGTTGATAATTGTATCGGTCTATAGCTAGATTACAGTACAAGTCCTCCGTTAAGTTCAGGTTCTTCAAGTATCAGATGCATGCGTGATCCACCTGCAGTGGAAATATTTATATTGCATGCACTGGTTGCTCGATTAACCAAAGGACGTATACGTTTCTATGTGTATGTCTGCATGATCGACTATAAAGAATAAACGAAGGTAAAGTGAAGTTATACTGTGCATGGTCCTCAAATCTGCAATATATATTTTGCGCCCCCCTGAATTTCTTCTGCAATGGCATTGCACATTCCTAATCGAACGGTTGGCAGAGATTCCGATGGGGTTCGGAGTTTTCAACTCCGAATCCCATCAATGGGCCTTCACGAGCCCGTTCAGCGCCATAGGCCGAGAGCCCGAGGCGGAGCCTCCCATCAGGCCCAAGGATCACGGAGCGTCGCGAATAATTCCACTCATCTAGGCCGCACGGGCTTGATCGAACGGTCGTCGGGTATTCCAGGGAGCTCGGAGTTGGAAACAACGAACCCCCGTGGCCCTGTATTCGGGTGGCAAGAATGAGGCGCCAggcctcgccggagcgccgccgcgtaATACCCGTCCCCAGAGGCAAAGAGGACGCACCCGAGTGCCCAAGTTCCAGACTTCCAGTACGCCGATGGCGTCTGGGTCAATGTGCCATTTGTCCCCGTGGCAGCTAGCCTCAGAGAAAAGAACGAGCTAAAACCATAGAAGGTCTCACTCTTCTTCATCTGCATTGATGAACTTACTGGAGCAGAATTTCATGCATGGCCATAATGTTGCAAAGGGCAAGTTCGATGCAGCATAAAAGGTTCCAGCTGTTGTTGTTGCAACACTGCCGCGCAGAGTACATAGTCCTAATCACCGCAACACGACACGTTAACCGCTAGCTGAAATCCCAGAGGGGGTCGGAGTACTCCGACCCCATGCACCAGTGCATCCTCCTCCTGGGCTCACTGCGGCTGTGCGGCACCTGCTGCTCATCTGAGCCGCACATATCTAATCAGACGGCGGGAAAAGATTCCAAAGGGGTTTGGAGTTTTGAACTCCAACCCCACCAACGGgcctgggggggggggggggggggcgcttcAGCGCGATAGGCCGAGATGGAGCCTCCCAACAGGCCCAAGGACTAAGGTTCACGCGGCGAATAGGCCCAATAGGACGTCGGGGTTTGAAACGACGACGCACGGCAATGGCGCATCCTGCCCGTGCCCCGCTAGGCGGAATGGCGGATGCAGATGCAAAAGACGACGCACCCGAGTTCGCAGTACGTGCCAATGGTGTCTGGGACTCTAGGTCGATGTGCCGTTCGTCCCCCGGCGGCAGCTAGCAGCTAGTCTGTCAGATATCCCATATTCCCATTGCTGTGGACGATCTCACCGGCGCCAGCGCACGGATGCACACGCACGCATCTTCGATCCTTGGAATCAAGAAGAAGGTAGAGACGgtataggttgtgtttagttccacgccaaatatagaagtttgaagaaattggaacgatatgatgaaaaagttggaagtttatgtgtgtagaaaagtttgatgtgacgaaaaagttaaaagtttaaagaaaaaagttggaatctaaacatgcCTATAGAGAATATACCAATAAGCTGAATAGCAAACACTCCGATTCTAAAGTCCAATTCAAAGAAGAGTTCAATCAATGCCATGTGACGTGATGTCAGAGAGACAGGAAAGAACTACGAATGTGACCCCATTCACCTCCGACATGAAAAACAGAGCAATGAATtagtacgtgattaattaattattagcttaaaaaacttcaaaaatagattaatataacttATCTATAGAATTTTTTCAAACCacgcaccatttagtagtttgggaagcgtacGTGCGGTAAATAAGAGAGTGAGGTTGGAAGCTTAACTGAAGAATGCAGCCTAAAAACCATAGCATTGTatacaacaatcaaatatggtAGTAGTAATTTGTATTGCGAAGCAATCAAAGTACCATGGAGAGGTAGGTAGTCTCGTGCCTCGGTGGCACCGGTTAGCCTAGCTAGAGTTCCGGCAGCATGGCGGCAAGCAGGGCAGAGGATTGAAGAAGGGGTCGGACAGGGGCAAGCGCCCGTCGTCGACGCCGAAGCGACTGGGAGGGAGTCTCCATCCATCGTTGCGAGCAGCTGCTCATCTAGACCGCATATGCATAATCGAACGGACAACAGAGATTCCAATGGGGCTTGGAGTTTTAAACTCTGGACCCTTCCAATGGGCCTCTGTGGGCCAATTCAGCGCAATAGGCTGACACAGAGAGGCCTCTCGTCAAGTCGAAAGACTACGCAGCCACAAATTATTCCACTCATCTTAGTCGTGCAAGCTTGATCGAATAGTCATAAGATATTCCACGGGGTTCGGAGTTCAAAACGATGACTCCCACTCCCACTATTTTGTACTCCTACTCAGCAAAGAACACCACCTTGGCCCTCGTGCCAAGCCTCGCcggaccgccgccgcgtcctgtCCACCCTTCGCTAGCCAGATCCACATGAGAAGAGGATGCACCCAAGCTCTAAGCAGGTTTCCCTTACCGTCGGTGTCGAGTTTATCGCACCTTAGCGATAAACACGATTACCGCGTGGTAACTGCAGTAAACtgtataaaatttattaaaaaattaaattatttttaaaatttgtttaaatttAATGAGATTACCGTGGTTTTATTTTTATGGTACCCTAACGGTAAGTAAGTACAGCAATTTGACGGTTACTGTCGGTTTTGTCAACCTTGGCTGTTGGCTCCATTCATCCCTGACGgtatgcagctagctagcctgtCAGATATTCCAATGTTGTGGACGATCTGGTCGTCGAGGtgctctcgccgtcgcccgcgcatGCACGCACCTTTCATGGGCCTCGAACTCTGGaatggagtactccctccgttcagaaaaaaaacccaatcctagatttaaatctggacatacactGTCTTCAGATTTAAACCCAGGATTGGAGTATATGATAAGCTGAATGACATGCAGATTTTAACTCTCTAATTCACAGAAGAGTTGTTGGAGATAATAGAAATGTGATGTCAGAGACAGGAACAAACTACTCCAAACCATACTCCGCATCGATGATCTTGTTGGAGCAGAATTTTATGGTCTCATTATTGCAAAGATGCAGCATTGAAGGTTCCAATATATTGCACTAAACAAATTGGATATAGATGCAAATTAAACCGCAACACAGGCGCGCGCAGCCGCGCAGAGTGCATCAGAGCGATGAGATCTAATGGCCTAATCACCGCAATGCATCACGTTAACAGCGAGCTGAGATCCTAGAGTGGGTCGGAGATTTAAACTCCGACCCCGTGCACACTGCCGCTTCACGCCAGCCCGATAAACGTACTCTCTTGGTCTCTCGACGCGTAGTCTCGGTTGACTTGGGGCGGTTTATGAAGAAGAGCAGAAACTGAAAGGCAGTCAATGCAGTGAACACCGTGGCAGCATTTCATCGTGTTCATGCTATAGCAGATATTTTCTTTGCAGTCAAATTGAGAAGACCTCCAGctcaaaagagagagagagagagaaagaaaagaatgaGAAGAACTTGAAAGCGATGCTAATTAACTTCCGGCATCAACATTCACGAACCAACACGGTACGTCAGGCGAACATTAAttcagaaaaataaaacatccaaagtaaaaaaaaaaccaataaaTTTCTTATGTGCTGGGAATGCGTACCGTACCAAAGCTTGCGATGGATTAAGAAAGGAGACTGTCCGGCGAGAAGGGACCAAagcagttttcttttttctccgaAAAGCATCCCTGGACGGTTGGACCCCATCCCGAGTTCCCTGCTGGTGAAGTAGTACACTCAAATGGCAGGCTTACGTCCAGGTTACAGTCTTTCTTCTCAAACTGTGACACAGCAGCAATCCGTAGCAGAGTCATGTCTTCCTTTCTCAGTTCAATACTGCTCTTGTAATTTGGGCTCTATACAACCcttttagcatttttttttagagaaggataTTTTTTAACCGGCCTCTACATTTaaccggatatatacggccattgaaatagggaacttagccccgcaaacaatccaatctgaaattcgctccatagGAAATTTGAACTCAGAACCTTGGGGTACTACTCAGATCACTACAACCCTTTTAGCATACATGACCTGTAAAGTTACTTAATGATCCCCGCAAAAAAAGTTACTTAATGATAACGAATAATCAATTAATCATTCGTGATCAAGTTATATTGAAGTACACGAAAAAGTGTTAATAATGCTGCCAAATGCAGAATGCTAATGCCATTGTTCTTTATGGACTCTGCTAGTAATAAGAAACAACAGGGTCAGTGTTCTTGATGGAACCTACGAGGTTTGGCATACTTTTGAGTTCTCAGTCAAGGAACAGCGAGTGTACATAACGGCCGGCCCCTAAGGACCAGCTGCAAACAACGAACTCACTCCATTTCATCTTTTTCTATTTATTATTGACCGCGGCCACACATACAGATAAGTTATTCCCCCTCTTTTTTTATAAGAAGGAAAATAAACAgctcgttttcttttcttttttgaacgGAAAACGGCACGAGATAGTACCTTTTCATTGAATGGAGTAGGAGAAACAGCTTGCTTTATAGTATTAACAGGTAATAAAACCGAAACGGTGGATCAAAGAACATATATTACAGGAAGGATTTACATCATCACATAAATGGAAGAGGGTAAAATAAACGGAGCAAAACAAGGAACTTTCGATCTCGATCGGCGATTATTCCTCCCTTTTCTACGAGGTGGGCCATCACATCGATCACCCAAAAAACCTCCACCAATATAAATACTGGTTTCCCCCATCCGAACACACCGAGCAATGATCATATTGTAATCCTTCCCGTCGCCGAGAGATTCCCACACAGGCTAAAACTATCTATCAGGCCTGCAAATGCAATAGGGCTGAGAAGTGAGGAAGCTAGGCAACCTCAACCTTATTCTAACAGCATCCAATCCCAGGCTAACACCTTGAGCCACGCGAGCTCGGCCTGTGCCTGGCTGGTCCTTGCACCGAATTAATCGTCGCGTGCGTCTTTGCCGGCCTCGcacatcatctctctcttttcttgcACATAACAATTTCTGCAGGTTAACCTCGTGTGCATGCGTGTTTTGATTTCTCGCGGTTTTCGATAGCTTTGGTGGTGTCGATATCATCGCCTTCCTTGGCCCTTGTCCTTttgtcgccgtcgacgaggacgTGCATACTTTCTCCATGGAGAAAGGCGGGGGATCGCAgaagggtggtggcggcggcggcggcgaggcgaggaggaTCAACGTGGTGTATTTCTTGAGCCGCGGCGGCAGGACGGACCACCCGCACCTCTTCCGCGTCAACCACCACCGCGCCGGCGTGCGCCTCCGCGGTAAGTTCGTCCCGTTTCGCCCTTTCGTTCGATCGATCTCTCGCATTCACGCGgctcttcttcttcgtcttcttcttcttcatggtGTTTATCGTGTTGTCATTGGTTTCAGATGTTAAGAGGTGGCTGTCGGAGCTGCGCGGCCAGGACATGGCGGACAATTTCTCCTGGTCCTACAAAAGGTACCGATAATTTCATAACAGGAAGGCGATTCATCAATCTTGCCCGCCTTATCGTCATCGTCCATGATGATGATCACGCGTGGTTATATTGTTCGGTGTTTCTTTTTGCGTTAATTCCTAAATCATTTTTAGCATGTTCTTGCTTACCCGATAGATTTAGCAATTTAGGAATGTTTATAATTGATTCTTGATTAGGAAGTACAAGGCTGGGTATATATGGCAGGACCTGATGATGGACGACGACCTCATCACCCCCATCTCCGACAACGAGTACGTGCTCAAGGGCTGCGACGTCCGGCGAGCCACCGAATCGCCAAAGGAGAAGTCGTCTTCTTTAGGTGCGGTGATATTTTTTTCTGGTCTTCTTTTTCTCGttcgacgatgacgatggctCGTGATTAACAAATTCACAAAATTTGTTTGTGATAGCTGAAGAGCCAAAGAAACTGGACAGTCAGGAAGTGAAGGTCGCGTGCGATCAGAAGCAAGTCGAggaggtgacgacgacgacggcgccagaTTCCGACGAGAGATCGCCGAAGACGCTGCCGCCGGTCGACGAGGACTCGcccggcgagccggcgagccGTAGTACGGCGCCGTTGAAGAAAGACCTGCCACGAGGCCTTCGCGAGGAGCGGAAGAAGCAGCAGCGAGAGGTGGTGAAAGTGGTCTCcaaggcggtggtggtgccggcgccggcgccggagcagaAGGTGAAaggagcggcgagcggcaggaTCAGCAGCCacacgccgccggcggtgggcaGCGCGCGGAGGATGCACCTGGCGCAGCTGCTCCACAACCTCCTGACGTGCGGcgcggccgacgccgacgacaccGCGCTCCGCCCCGTCCTGCGgcacggcgccgacgacgacggcggcgactggcctCCTACGCCGGTGTGCCCCGGCATCGACGGCTGCGGCCTCCGGTGAGTACGGAAACCCCACACAATTCGATCATCCGATTACACAGTGCTCAAATAGGATTATCTGGCGTGACAGGGTGGGCAAGAAGGTGAAGGTGCGAAGAGGCAGGAAAGACAAGGCGAAGCCGAAGCGAGACGGCGGCGATTCGCACAAGCCGGCGAGTTTGCCGCGTTGCTCGTGAGTACTCTTGACTAGCCAGCCCCGTTTCCTCTCAACTGATTTTGCTACCGCCTGCACGTACGCTGTCCATCTGTTTCTCGTTCTTGACCATTTCTTCTGCTCGTCCAAGAACCTTGCGTGGCAGCTTTTCGGTTGGGTTGTTGCAGTTGCCACCTATTCAGGCTCGCTGTGCGCAATGTGCTAGACCAGTACGGCTATAAACCTCATGGGCCGGCCCATCAAGATAACAAAGGCTCTCGTTATCGAGCAGTCTGAATAGAAATTTCATGGGCCGGCCCATCAAGTGCAGATTTACGTCTACTTTGAAACCCCAAACAAGCTATCAGCATCCACACgactctgcttttttttttttctgaacaatCACTTTCTTTTCCATTGATCGTTTATAACCTGTTTAAGAACTGACTTGTGAAATGTTGTAACACACTTCTGCAGGCAGTGCGGGAAGGAGTTCAAGCCGCAGGAGCTGCACTCGCACATGCAGTCGTGCAGGGTCTTCAGGGAGAAGATGAGGAGCAGCACCAGCTCCCGGGTCAGCGTCGACAGGGGCcggacctccgccgccgcgaggcccgAACACCGGAGGACGAGAAgcaagggcgccgccgccgccgccgccgcccccggcgaCACCTCGGACCGACCGTCCGCCGTGCTCCTCCTCAGGGACTCATGATCTGATGATCATTTCGATCGACCTTGGAGTTCGTTTGTGAATTTTGCAGCACACGCTTATATGGCGTGCATAATATTTAACAGCTTATCTAGGATACTGTACATTGATCTCCTTTGGGTCAAAACTTATAGATCATGCCATGATACTGCTCCTAATTGAATCCTAGCTACGCCAAATGGTTTTTTTTCAGGAATACGCAAAAGAAAAGAATTGTGCACCTTTATTATATTAAAAGGAATAAAATTTACATAGACGGCAAACAAAGAAGTAAGGGGGGTCgaggagaaaaaggaagaaaaaaatgaaaacaagtACTTAAGCCTATTCTCGCGTTTACAGTGTGACAACCAAACGACCAAGCACGCTAACCAAGAAGCTTTGGTGGTGAGGGATGGGCAAGCCGCCAAAGGGCGGCCTCTTGTGCCATGCCTGCGACAACCTCAGGCTAGGATCGGAAATAGTTGTTAAACACACAGTTGTTCCTTTCTTTCCAAATGGACCAAGCGCCAAGGGTCACAATCATGTCGAACCCACGACGACGCTCCCTCAGAACTTTGAACCACCTAGTATGGAGCGCTATCCCCATGAGCTCTAGGTTGTGGATGCCCAACCCCTCATATTCCAGTGCGCGCGCAGATATAGGACCAAGTTAGCCGGCAATGGCCACCTTGTGCGCTTGCACAACCACACCAAAGGAAGCCGTGCCGGATCTCGTTGATGGCTTTCAGCACCCATTTCAAGGGGTGGGGGGATTACAATGAGCAGATAAAACCAGGATCGCGCTCAGCATAACTTTGACAAGCGCTAGGCGCCCGGCTGGATGGATCCAATCAGATCTCCACAGCGGCTATCGTTGTGCAATCTTGTCGGCCAAAGGCTGAAGGTCCTCGTGGTGCGGTTTTCTGATGGAGAGAGACAAACCCAAATACTTGCACGATAACTCCTCAACTAAATACTTGCACGATAACGCCTCAACCGGGCAGAGGAGAGAGTCACCGAGGACTGCGACCTCTTTCTCCGAGCAGTTGATCGGAATTGCGGAACACTTGACATAGTTGGTACGAAGGTTAGAGGCCTCTCCAAATAGAGTCAGGATCCCTATTACTAGGGTGGGCGTTCGGTCTGACcgaaaaattcggtctcggtcttcgatCTTTCTGTcatttcggtctttgaaaaCTCAGGATCGAATTTCATCCAAATAAACTCAGGACCGGCAAATTCGATCTCGGTTTTTTCGGTTTCAGTCTCAGTCTAACCGAATTCTTGGACAGCGCAGGTGGGCAGCAAGAGCTGGTGGCGAGGCCATGGCTATGGCTGTCGCAACGGCGCCACGCCACTGCTAGCCAGGAGCACCACGGATGGCAGCGCTCGTcgtggccgcggcggaggctAGAGGCAGCGCcgacgtggacggcggcgctccttgTGGTCACGGCAGAGGCTGGAGGCGGCAGTCCTTGTGGCCGCGGCGGAGGTTGGAGGCGGACGGCGATGCTCGTCGGGGACGCGGCAGAGGCGGGAGGCAGCGCCGAGGCAGACGGCGACGCTCGTCGGGACTCGGGACCATGGCGGTcggcggaggcgggaggcggcgccgaggcggaaGGCGGCGTGATGGATGGGGTGGGGATGGATGGAGGCAGCGCTGGTAGGTGAGGGACTGAGGTAGTGGGGACTTCTAGGGTTTTGCAATTTATTGGGTTTATTGGGCCTTCTAGTCCTATTGGGCCACAATTTGGTTTTCTCGGTTAAAATTCGGTTAACCGAGCCCAATGACCGAAATACCCAAAATAAATTCGGTCTTTTGATGGCTAAGACCGAACTACTAACCGAATTTCTTGGTCTCGATCTTTTCGGTTCGGTTCTTCGGTTCGGTCTTATTTTGCCCACCCCTACCTATTATACTCGGAGGACAACTCTGTGCGTGCGAGTTGGCTGACTCGATCTCGATTACTGCTCACGTTCACGATAGAAATAACAGGGAAACAATCGAAAGGCGTTTTCGACCGCGCGCGTGACCAACCATGAGCTGAAATCTGAAACGAAACTTGATTTGTGTTTGGAACCTTGGGTTCTCAACCCCTCTCTATCGTATTCCGCGCGCAcactttttaaactgttaaacgatatgttttttgcaaaaaaaaaattctatacgaaagttgcttaaaaaatcatattgatctatttttttaaaaaattagctaatacttaattaatcacgcgctaatagatCGGAACATGCTATTCGGAACACACCAATTTGCATCGACCGGCAC encodes the following:
- the LOC9270515 gene encoding protein SOSEKI 1 gives rise to the protein MEKGGGSQKGGGGGGGEARRINVVYFLSRGGRTDHPHLFRVNHHRAGVRLRDVKRWLSELRGQDMADNFSWSYKRKYKAGYIWQDLMMDDDLITPISDNEYVLKGCDVRRATESPKEKSSSLAEEPKKLDSQEVKVACDQKQVEEVTTTTAPDSDERSPKTLPPVDEDSPGEPASRSTAPLKKDLPRGLREERKKQQREVVKVVSKAVVVPAPAPEQKVKGAASGRISSHTPPAVGSARRMHLAQLLHNLLTCGAADADDTALRPVLRHGADDDGGDWPPTPVCPGIDGCGLRVGKKVKVRRGRKDKAKPKRDGGDSHKPASLPRCSQCGKEFKPQELHSHMQSCRVFREKMRSSTSSRVSVDRGRTSAAARPEHRRTRSKGAAAAAAAPGDTSDRPSAVLLLRDS